Within Bacteroidales bacterium, the genomic segment CCGAAATACTTCAAGATGGATGCTTTAAGTAAATTAGGATTTTTATCTACAGAAGTTCTTTTACAAAATCGTTCACTAACAGAAATCTATAAATCGGAGAAAATAGGAATTATTGTGGGGAACTCTGCCTCAACTTATATTATGGATTCAAAACATCAGGCAAGCTTAGATGATAAAGAATCTTATTTTCCAAGTCCGGCAAATTTCGTTTACACTTTACCAAATATTATGACAGGCGAAATTTGTATCCGACATAAATTCAAAGGAGAAAATGCCGTATTTATAAGCGAAGAATTCGATACTGAATTTATTTATAAATACACAAATAAATTACTTATTGATAATAAATTAGATGCTACTATCGTTGGCTATGTGAATATTGATAATGATGATTATGAGGCATTTTTAATGCTTGTTGAGAATAAAGAAGGAGAAATATTTGACTTAAATACACTTAAAGAAACATACACAAAATACAAATTATTAACATGGATAAATTAATTCAAGAATTAAAAAAAGAAATTATAGAAGCCCTTAATTTGGAAGATATGGAGCCGGATGATATTGATGCCGATGAAGCTTTATTTGGTGATGGCTTAGGACTTGATTCTATTGATGCTCTGGAACTTATCGTTTTACTCGAAAAAAACTACGGAATAAAGATTGAGAATCCAAAAGATGGAAAAACAATCTTTCACTCCGTTAAAACAATGGCCAATTATATTCAATCTCGACAAAAATAAATAGAACTTATGGTAGATAGGATTGCAATTACCGGTATAGGTGTTGTTTCGGCACTTGGACTTAATGTAGAACAAAATTTTGATGCTTTACTTAAAAGTCAATCCGGGATTAAAGCAATTCGTATCCTTAATACCATCCATAAGGGAGAATTACCGGTTGGTGAAATTCCCTTTACCGATGAGGAATTGACTCAGAAACTTGGATTTACTTTCAACAAAGGTTGGAGTAGAACGAGTTTAATTGGATTACTTGCTGCACGCGAAGCTTGGAATCAGGCTAAACTTTCTAAGGACTATAAAAGTAAAAAAGGACTCGTATCGGCTACCACAGTCGCAGGAATGCGAAAGAGCGAAGAGTTTTATTGCGATTTTATTAAGAATGGGACAGGGGAAGACTTTATCAGTACTCACGATGCCGGCGATAGCACCGAAAAAATTGCAGATGATTTAGGAATAAAAGATTACCTGACAACTATTTCTACAGCTTGTTCGTCTTCAACTAATTCCATTATGCTTGGGGCTCGCTTACTTAAGAATAGGGTTCTTGATAAAGTCTTGGTAGGTGGCATGGATTCTCTCACAAAATTCACTCTTAACGGCTTTAATAGTTTAATGATTTTAGACAAACAAAATTGTCGTTCTTTCGATGATAATAGAGCCGGATTAAATCTTGGTGAAGGGGCTGCATTTTTAGTTTTAGAAAGAGAATCGGAGGTGGACGACAAAGCAATCCTGGGCTATGTTGTGGGCTACGCAAATGCCAACGATGCTTATCATCAAACAGCATCTTCGCCGGAAGGGAAAGGTGCTGCTTTAGCAATGAGTAAAGCACTGAAAATGGCAAAACTAAAAGCCGAGGATATTGATTATATCAATGCTCACGGAACAGCAACTCTGAATAATGATTTATCTGAAGGTCTTGCTATAGAAGAAGTTTTTGGTAAAAAATTGCCAAAAATAAGTTCTACAAAACCTTTTACAGGTCACACACTTGGAGCAGCCGGAGTTATTGAATCGGTTTTTTCTATATTAGCTTTAAAACATCAGCTTATTTATCCCAATTTAAACTTTAAAACACAAATGAAAGAATTGAATTTCAGTCCGGAAACAGAACTTCTCCGAAATTTAAAACTAAATTTTGTTTTGTCCAATTCATTTGGTTTTGGCGGTAATAACTCTTCTATTATTTTTGGAAAGCATTAATATGGCAATATACATCAATGGCATAGGTTCAATTTCTCCACAAGAGACAAAAGATAATTCTACTTTCCTAAGTAATATTATTGAATATACAAACGCTTTTTTGCCAATTCTTGAACCACCATATAAAGAATATATTCCACCTAAGAATTTACGCCGAATGAGTAAAATTATTCGGAATAGCATTGTAGCTGCACACATTTCTATGAAGGATAGTAATTTGGAAATGCCCGATGCTATAATTACCGGAACAGGTTTAGGTTGTGCGTTGGATACTGAAAAATTCTTATCAAATATGACTGAGAATAAAGAAACTTTTCTCACTCCAACCAGTTTTATTCAATCTACTCATAACACCATTGGCGGAAGTATTGCTCTTGGTTTGGCTTGCCATAATTACAATATGACTTATGTGCATAGGGGATTTTCTTTTGAAACAGCTTTGCACGATGCTAAAATGATGCTTGATGATGGTGAAATAGAAAATGCTTTGGTTGGTGGTTTTGATGAGATGACCGATAAACATATAATTTTACTAAAATCTATTTGGAGTCATCAAAAGGATGGGGTTTCTAATTTACAGCTAAGAAATCCTGAAGAAGATGGAACAATAATAGGACAGGGGAGCAACTTTTTTGTCTTAGAAAAAGAAAAAAAATTATCGTCATACGCCAAATTGCTCGACCTAAAGTTTTTTTACAAACCCGATTCTGTTATTGAAATAATAGAGGAGTTTCTGAAAAATAATAAGCTAAATACAAAAGATATCGACCTTGTAATTATGGGTTATAATGGAATTTCATCAGAAACAGAAGTCTATGATGCGGTGAGTGATCATCTTTTTCCTAAAACAACAATTGCTTGGTTTAAACATTTATGTGGTGAGTTTTATACTGCTTCAGCTTTTGGAACTTGGATGGCAGCTCAAATACTTCAAAAACAATATATTCCAAAAAGTGTTATTTATAAAGGAGGAACGCCTACTAAACTTCATAATATACTGCTTTACAATCAGTTCCAAAAGAACGAACATAGTTTAATATTGTTTTCACAATGTTAAATTACAAGAACATAAATTGGCTTTTATTAATTAGCGAATTAATAATATTATTGTTAGTTAACCTTCGCTTAATCAATCCTTTATACCTTATTTTACCTTTTTTAATTTATCCGTTATTTCTAGCTTACGGTTCAGCCTTTATAAAAGCCGATTTCTACTTCAAATCGTTAAAAAAACTATCTAATAATAGAGCTGTTTTATTAACTTTTGATGACGGTCCCAATCCTGAAATTACGCCTCAAATACTTAATCTTTTAGATGAATATGATAAAAAAGCCGTATTCTTTTTAATAGGTGAAAAAGCAAAAAAATATCCCGAATTAGTAAGAGAAATTTATCAGAGAGGTCATATTATAGCTAATCATTCTTTTACTCATGAAAAATGGTTTGATCTACGCTCCAACTCAGTGATGACAAGAGAATTGAATCAAACTTCTACTATATTGGAAGATATTATTGGAGAAAAAATAGTTTACTTTCGTCCACCATACGGTGTTACTAATCCAAATTTAAAAAAAGCTTTAAAAAACACTAAACTTAAAAGTATTGCATGGTCATTCCGGAGTTTTGATACCGGAAAGCAAAGTGCAAAAGAAATAAGCCAAAGAATAAGAAATAAAGTTAGGGGAGGAGATATTTTACTTTTTCACGACAATAGAGAAAAATCTGTTGAAACGCTGAAAATAAGTATGCCTTATTTAAGTACTTTTGAACAAGGAGATATTAAAAATGAAATTTTTTATTAAGAGCCTTTTTATAGTATTATTTCTGATAGTGGTTGAAAGTTCAAATGCACAAAATGCTTCTATTATCGTCGAATTAAAAAATATAGAAAATCTTAGGGGAAACTTACTTATTTCACTTACCAATGATTCTCTTCAATTTGCAAATTTTAATATAAACACAAAATGTAAGCTGAGAAAAATTGCCGTTAAATCTTCAAATGAAACACTAATTTTCAAGAACTTAAACTCCGGATGGTATGCCATTGCAGTGTTTCAGGATTTAAATGGAAATGATTCGCTTGATATTAGAAAATTTAAAATTCCGGCAGAACCTTTTGGTTTTTCAAATAATGCTTTAGCTAGATTTAGACCTCCTTGGTTTAAAGACGCTCGTTTTTATGTTGATAAGAACAAAACAACTAAGCAAGAAATTATATTGGTCAATCGAAAACCAAGAAAAATTAAATCTGATACTTTAAGAAATGAAAAATAATATCTTTTATATAACTATACTTTTCTTTTTAATTCCTACACTTGCTATGAGTCAGGACAGGAAAGAAATTAGTAAAGAAGAGCAGTCTGAAATTAGTGCTACTTTAAATGCTTTTACTCGAAATATCTCAAGTATCCAAGCCAATTTTGTTCAGGAAAAGGTTTTTAGTTTTATGGAAGATAAACTTATAGCTCAAGGTTTGTTTTTGTTTGTCAGCCCCGATAAAATTCGTTGGGAATACCAAAAACCCTATCCTTACATTATTATTATGAGTGATGGTAAGATGCAGGTAAACGATGAGGGTGATATGTATTCGATGGATATGCGTTCAAATCAGCTTTTTCAGCAAATGAACACTTTAATAACTAAAAGTATAAAAGGGGAATTACTTTCAGAAAGTATGGATTATGATCAAACTTTTTATAAAGATGATCAATATTATATTGTAAGCTTTTCACCAAAAAATCCTCAATTAAGAAACTATTTATCAGCCATAGAAATTTACTTCTCTAAGGAAAACGGTCAGGTTTTAGCATTAAAAATGATAGAAGCCGCCGGAGACTATACTTTCATAAAATTTTACAAACGTATTGAAAATATGGATATTAACCCTGATTACTTTAAGCTTTTCTACAAGCAATAAAAACCATGTAAAACAATATTAAAATTTCTTACATTTGCCTCTTATTTTTTAAATTAATTGCATCTATAAATGAAAAAGCTATTACTACTCTTTATCAATCTCTTATTTGTCAGTTTAATCTATGCTCAAATACCTACGGGCTATTATGATAATGCACAAGGGCAAAGTGGAGCACAACTCAAAACCACACTCTATAACATAATTAAAAATCATAGTGCACAATCATACACTCCGGGAGTATGGAATGCTTTTTATACAACAGATAAAAAGGCAAACGGAAAAGTATGGGATATGTATAGCGATGTTCCGGGAGGTACTCCTGCTTATGAATGGACTTTTGGAACCAATCAATGTGGTTCTTATACAGGCGAAGGTAGTTGTTACAACCGTGAGCATAGCTTTCCAAAAAGTTGGTTTTATGAAGACGCACCTATGGTTACCGATTTATTTCATATTTACCCGACAGATGGTTACGTAAACGGAAAACGTAGTAACTATCCTTTTGGTGAAGTTAGTGATCCTTCCTGGACATCTACTAATGGTTCTAAATTAGGTTCAAACAGTACAGCCGGATATTCAGGAACTGTTTTTGAACCCATTGATGAGTATAAAGGCGATTTTGCTCGTACTTATTTTTATATGGCAACACGTTATGAAGATGTTATTAGTAGCTGGAGCAGTGTAGTATTAGACGGGTCTACTTATCCTGTTTATGAAGAATGGCATCTTGATTTATTAATCAAATGGCACGAACAAGACCCTGTTAGTCAGAAAGAAACAGACAGGAATAATGCTGTTTATGACATCCAGCATAATCGTAATCCCTTTATCGATCACCCTGAATATGTTGCTGCTGTGTGGGGAACTGCTACAACAGCACCAAATATCGGAAATATATACAACCAGCCATTACAGCCTTCAGCTAGCGAAGCAGTTACAATTTATGCTACAATTACTGACGGAGGAACAATTACCGGCGCGACATTAAATTGGGGTTTATCAAGTGGTTCCTTAACAAATCAAGAAGTAATGCAAGCCAATGGCGATGTTTATTCTGCAGATATTTCTGCTCAGTCAGCCGGAATTACGGTTTATTATTCAATATCAGCTACTGATAACGATACAGAAACAAGTTCCTCATCAGAATATAGTTATACTGTTGCAGCACCTGCCGGAGTAACATTATTACCTATTAACGAAGATTTTGAAAATGGAGACCTAGGGATTTTTTCAAGTATAAATGTTGTTGGAAATGATCAATCGTGGATACGTTATACATATAGCGGAACGGGAAATTCTTATGCTAAAATGTCGGGATGGAATGGAAGTGGAGCAACACCAAACGAAGATTGGTTAGTAACTCCTCAAATAGATTTTGATTCATATATCAATGAATCATTGTCTTTTAAAACATCAATGAATTATGTTGATGCAACAACAACTTTCCAAATACTTTATTCCGATAACTATTCCGGTTCAGGAGATCCTAATTTAGCTGATTGGACTGATTTGTCTGATCAGGCCTATTTTTCAACAGGAGACTATACTTGGGTTGAATCCGGTACTATTGATTTATCTTCCATTACAGGAAACGAAATAACTTTTGCCTTTAAATATACTTGCGGAACAGAGTCTGAAACTTGGCAGTTAGATGATATAAATATCACAGGAACAGCTGTTGGTGTCGGTATTGAGGATGATATAGCATTTCAATCTATTTCTGTTTATCCAAATCCTGCAAAAGAATGGATTCAATTAAAAGGAACTGTTTCTCTTAATTCTAAATTAGTAATCTATAATTATCTTGGACAAGTAGAATTAGAACAAAACGTAAACAGTAACGACAAACTAAATATTAGTTTCTTAAATTCAGGAATTTATATTTTGCAAATAAAAGATATGGACTCAGATATTCAAAATTTCAAATTGATTATTCAATAAAATAAGAATTAGAGGACTTAAAAAAAGCCTGTTCCGAAATATTCGGAACAGGCTTTTTTGTGAGTTATTTTTTCTTAGATCGAGGTTTAGTAATCTTAACTTTTAGAAGATCAGTCTTTTTATCAAAATCAACCTTAATTAAGTCACCCTCAGACAATTTAGTATTTATAATCTCTTCTGCTAATTCATCTTCTATATATTTCTGAATAGCACGTTTTAGTGGTCTGGCTCCGAAATGGGGATCCCAGCCTTTTTCCAGTAGAAAATCCTTGGCTTTTTCGGTTACTTTAATCTTATAACCCATTTGTCCAATACGAGAGTACAAACCTTGTAGTTCAATATCAATGATTTTATGAATATCATCACGTTCAAGACTTTCAAAAATAATAACATCATCAATCCTATTCAGAAATTCCGGTGCAAAAGCACGTTTAAGAGCATTTTCAATCACTCCTGCAGTGTTTGCGGCTCTTCCTTTTGCTTTTGTTGAAGTATTGAAGCCAACACCACTACCAAAATCTTTTAACTGACGAGAGCCTATATTGGAAGTCATTATAACAATGGTATTTTTAAAATCCACTCTACGTCCAAAACTATCGGTTAACTGTCCATCATCTAAAACCTGAAGAAGTAAGTGAAAAATATCTGGATGTGCTTTTTCTATTTCATCCAAAAGGATAATAGAGTAGGGCTTACGTCTTACTTTTTCTGTTAACTGACCACCTTCTTCGTAACCAACGTAACCCGGAGGAGCTCCAACCAATCGAGAAACAGCAAATTTCTCCATATACTCACTCATATCAATACGAATTAAAGTATCGGCAGAGTCAAACATATTTTGGGCTAACATCTTAGCTAAATATGTTTTACCAACGCCTGTAGGACCCAAGAAAATAAATGTACCTATGGGTTTATTTGGATCTTTTAATCCGGCACGATTCCTACGAATTGCTTTTACTACCTTTTTTATTGCATTATCTTGCCCAATAACAGAAGCCCTTAAATCGTCTTCCATACTTATTAACTTATCGGTTTCATTTTGAGCAATACGCTGAACGGGAATCCCTGTCATCATTGCAACAACCTGAGCCACTTCTTCTTCACCAACAATTTCGCGATTAATCTTTGAGTTTTCTTCCCATTCACGTTTAGATATAGCTAACTCCTCACTTAATTTTCTTTCGCTATCGCGAAGTTCAGCTGCCAATTCAAATTTTTGTTTTCCTATAGCCTCTTTTTTCTTTGATTTAACAAGTTCGATATTATTTTCTATTTCAATAATATTTTGTGGAACATTCATATGTGTAATATGAACACGAGCACCTGCTTCGTCTAAAGCATCAATAGCCTTATCCGGTAAAAACCTATCACTCATATATCTGTTTGTAAGCGAAACGCAAGCTTTTAAAGCATCGTCGGTATACTTTACCAAATGATGGTCTTCATAACGATCTTTGATATTTTGTAAAATCGTTATTGTTTCTTCAGGATTAGTTGCTTCAACCATTATCTTCTGAAACCTTCGTTCTAAAGCTCCGTCTTTCTCTATATGTGTTCTGTATTCATCTAATGTAGTTGCACCAATACATTGAATCTCACCACGCGCAAGCGCAGGCTTAAACATATTAGATGCATCCAAAGAACCCGAAGCATTACCGGCACCAACAATAGTATGTATTTCGTCTATAAATAGAATTATTTCGGGATGTTTTTCCAGTTCGTTTAAAATAGCTTTCATCCGCTCTTCAAACTGACCACGATATTTAGTTCCGGCAACAATAGATGCCAAATCTAAGGTAAAAACACGTTTACCAAAAAGAGCTCTGGATACTTTTCTATTTACAATTCGTGAAGCCAAGCCTTCTGCTATTGCCGATTTACCAACACCGGGTTCGCCAATTAAAATTGGGTTATTCTTTTTTCTTCTACTTAATATTTGAGCAATACGCTCTAATTCTTTTTCGCGTCCAACAATAGGATCCAAACGATTTTCTTCTGCCTGACGTGTTAAATCACGACCAAAATTATCCAAGACAGGAGTGGAAGATTTCATTTCATCGGCTTTCTTAGACGATGATTTAGGGTTCTCCTTTCTATATTCGGGCTTATCAAGAGGCTCATCTTCAATCTCACTCGTAAAAAACTCAGGAGATTTATCTTCTGTTTTTGAAGAATTATAAAACTGAGCCAGCTCACTATACGCTTTTTTATAATCTAAGCCATTACTTTCTAATAAATGAGTGACTATATTATCTTGATTTTTTAATATTGCAAGCAAGAGATGTTCTGTTCCTACTAATTCGCTTTTAAAGAGTTTCGCTTCCAAATAAGTTAATTTTATTGTTCGCTCTGCCAACCTTACAAAGGGAATACCCTCTTGCGGAGGTATTAATCTATCTGTATTTTTTATCGACTTTTCAATTATACTTTTTATTTTATTTAAATCTATGCCCATTTCGGACATTAAATGAAAAGCAATACCTTTTCCTTCTCTTAGTATTCCAAGAAACAGATGTTCAACTCCAATAGACTCATTTCCAAGTTTTATGGCTTCTTCACGACTAAAGGAAAGGACATCGCGAACACGTTGTGAGAATTTAGCTTCCATACTTTATTTTTGTATAAATTTTTATTAGTTCAAATCTAAGCACAAAAATAGTGGTAATTCTTTTGCGGACTACATTTTTTCAACATAAACTTGTTAAAATTATCCTTATTTACCATATCAAAAACCATATTTTTTCAATAATAAATCGTATCTTCGCACCCTATTTTCCTATGCTAATTTCGGCATAGAAAATCGCCTTTTAAAGCCTACTTAAACGGTAAGTTAAACGGTGAAATAACTAATTTTAAATACTATGAGTGAAGGAGAAAGAATAGTTAAGGTAAACATTGCCAATCAAATGAAATCGGCTTATATCGATTACGCTATGTCTGTAATTGTTTCACGTGCTTTACCCGACGTACGAGATGGCTTAAAACCTGTCCACAGACGAGTTCTTTTTGGTATGTTGGATTTAGGAGTACTTTCAAATAAGAGTTATAAAAAGTCTGCTAGAATTGTTGGAGAAGTATTAGGTAAGTACCATCCACATGGCGACTCCTCAGTATATGATGCTATGGTACGTATGGCGCAAGAATGGTCATTACGTTATCCACTTGTTGATGGACAAGGAAACTTTGGTAGTGTCGATGGTGATAGTCCTGCTGCTATGCGTTATACCGAAGCTCGTTTACGTAAGATTTCAGAGGAATCTCTCGTAGATATTGAAAAAAATACTGTCGATTTTCAAAATAACTTTGATGATAGCCTTAAAGAGCCTACTGTTTTACCAACACGTATCCCTAATTTATTAGTAAATGGAGCATCGGGTATTGCTGTTGGTATGGCTACCAATATGGCACCTCATAATCTTAGCGAAGTTATTGATGGTATCTTGGCTTATATAAAAAATAACGACATTACTATTAGTGAACTTATGCAATATGTTAAAGCTCCCGATTTTCCAACAGGAGGTATAATATATGGTTACGATGGAGTTATTGAAGCTTTTAAAACCGGAAGAGGAAGAATAGTAATGCGTGGCGAAACTAATCTGGAAGAAATTAGACCGGGTAAAGAAGCGATTATAGCAACTAGCATCCCATATCAAGTTAATAAATCGGAGATGGTTAAGAAAATTGCCGATTTAGTTAACGATAAAAAAATTCTTGGAATATCCGATATTCGAGATGAAAGTGATCGTAATGGTATGCGTATTGTTTTTGAATTGAAAAGAGATGCTAATACTAATGTGGTACTGAATAAGTTATATCAATATTCGGCACTTCAAACATCTTTTAGCATTAACAATATTGCTCTTGTTCACGGACGTCCTATGATGTTGAATCTAAAAGATATGATTCATCATTTTGTAGAGCATCGTCACGATGTGGTTATCCGTAGAACTCAATACGAATTAGATCAAGCAGAAAAAAGAGCTCATATTTTAGAAGGATTAATTATTGCTTCCGATAATATTGATGAGGTGATTAAAATTATTAGAGCTTCTAAAAATGCTGATGATGCACGAACTAAATTAATAGAACGTTTTAACCTTTCCGATATTCAATCTCGAGCTATTGTAGATATGCGCCTACGCCATTTAACAGGCTTAGAACAGGATAAATTGCGTGCTGAATATGATGAGATTATTAAACTTATCACTCATTTAAAAGATATCCTTGCCAATATTGAGATTCGAATGGAAATTATTACTCAAGAACTTATTGAGATTAAAGAAAAATACGGAGACGAACGTAGAAGCAAGATAGAATATTCAGCTGCTGATTTCCGCATAGAAGATACTATTCCTGATGAAGAAGTAGTTATTACTATTTCTCATGCCGGCTATATTAAACGTACTGTTCTGACTGATTATCGTGTTCAAAATAGGGGCGGGCGCGGTGCAAAAGGTTCTTCTGTTGGAAAAAACGAAGATTTTCTTGAGCATTTATTTGTAGCAAGTATGCACGATTATATGCTATTGTTTACAGAGCAAGGTCGTGTATTCTGGCTTCGTGTATTTGAAATTCCCGAAGGAAGCAGAACAACAAAAGGCAGGGCTATTCAGAATATTATTAATATCCCTACAGATGACAATGTAAAAGCTTACCTTAATGTTAAGGATATCAAGAATGAAGAGTATGTTAAAAATAATTTTATCATTCTAGCAACAAAAAAGGGAATTATCAAAAAAACATCTTTGGAAGCATACAGCCGTCCACGTGTTAATGGCATAAATGCTATTACAATTAAAGAGTTTGATACCTTATTGGAAGCTCGTTTGACAAATGGCAAAAATGAAGTTATTATTGCAAGTAAAGCGGGACGAGCAATTCGTTTTAACGAAAAACTTGTACGTGCAATGGGACGAAATGCTGCTGGTGTAAGAGGAATAAAATTACAAAACGAAAAGGATGAAGTTATCGGAATGATTTGTTTAGATCGCCCTGATTTCGATATCTTAGTTGTTTCTGAAAATGGTTACGGAAAACGTTCTAAACTAGACGACTATCGCGAAACAAATAGAGGAGGAAAAGGAGTTAAAACACTAAATATTACAGAAAAAACAGGTAATGTTATTGCCATTAAAAATGTTACCGACTTAGATGATTTAATGATTATTAACAAATCGGGAATTTTAATTAGAATGGCTGTTGGAGGTGAACATAATGCAATTCGCGTTATGGGTCGTAATACACAAGGTGTCAGACTAATAAAGATATCTGAAGGCGATTCTATTGCTTCAGTTGCTAAGGTAGAGCAGTTTCAGGCTGATGAGGATGAAGAAAATAACAAAAAAGATGATGGCACAATAATTGAAGATACAGAGTCTACTAATGACTCCGAAACGGACGAAAATACAATAATTTAAAAAATAAAGAAGAAATAATTAATTTATACAAGATGAAAAAGATTACAGTTTTATTAGTATTTATATTTTCAATCTCATTGATTGCAAATGCTCAAA encodes:
- the gyrA gene encoding DNA gyrase subunit A, coding for MSEGERIVKVNIANQMKSAYIDYAMSVIVSRALPDVRDGLKPVHRRVLFGMLDLGVLSNKSYKKSARIVGEVLGKYHPHGDSSVYDAMVRMAQEWSLRYPLVDGQGNFGSVDGDSPAAMRYTEARLRKISEESLVDIEKNTVDFQNNFDDSLKEPTVLPTRIPNLLVNGASGIAVGMATNMAPHNLSEVIDGILAYIKNNDITISELMQYVKAPDFPTGGIIYGYDGVIEAFKTGRGRIVMRGETNLEEIRPGKEAIIATSIPYQVNKSEMVKKIADLVNDKKILGISDIRDESDRNGMRIVFELKRDANTNVVLNKLYQYSALQTSFSINNIALVHGRPMMLNLKDMIHHFVEHRHDVVIRRTQYELDQAEKRAHILEGLIIASDNIDEVIKIIRASKNADDARTKLIERFNLSDIQSRAIVDMRLRHLTGLEQDKLRAEYDEIIKLITHLKDILANIEIRMEIITQELIEIKEKYGDERRSKIEYSAADFRIEDTIPDEEVVITISHAGYIKRTVLTDYRVQNRGGRGAKGSSVGKNEDFLEHLFVASMHDYMLLFTEQGRVFWLRVFEIPEGSRTTKGRAIQNIINIPTDDNVKAYLNVKDIKNEEYVKNNFIILATKKGIIKKTSLEAYSRPRVNGINAITIKEFDTLLEARLTNGKNEVIIASKAGRAIRFNEKLVRAMGRNAAGVRGIKLQNEKDEVIGMICLDRPDFDILVVSENGYGKRSKLDDYRETNRGGKGVKTLNITEKTGNVIAIKNVTDLDDLMIINKSGILIRMAVGGEHNAIRVMGRNTQGVRLIKISEGDSIASVAKVEQFQADEDEENNKKDDGTIIEDTESTNDSETDENTII